A genomic window from Sphingobacterium spiritivorum includes:
- a CDS encoding glycoside hydrolase family 88 protein, which yields MNLKTTHLSPLILFVTLALTFSAHAQQRKASDKFLLTEAFVNEQLQDAAKQIKFLESNIKESDIPTTYKDGKYVNWGSGWWCSGFYPGTALYLYEGTQDKGLLDIGLSKLKYLEKEKNNKTTHDLGFMLFCSFGNALRLTGDSTKYKEILSTGAESLASRFNPVTKTIRSWDGKQWSYPVIIDNMMNLEFLSQVSKITGNPKYLTIAETHANTTLKNHFRKDYSSYHVVDYNKESGEVIARKTAQGAFDESAWARGQAWALYGYTMMYRETKNKSYLNQARHIAKFYLNHPNLPADLVPYWDFDQNKLPADSKYIPYKDLRDVSTAAIVASALLELSTYTKAKESQNYITQSEKMIQSLSGAPYKAAYKDNGGYILKHSVGSIPHNTEIDVPLTYADYYYIEALIRYDRLLKGMPVIKE from the coding sequence ATGAACTTAAAAACAACGCACTTATCCCCCTTAATTTTATTTGTAACACTCGCGCTAACGTTTTCAGCTCACGCACAACAACGTAAAGCATCTGATAAATTCCTACTTACAGAAGCATTTGTTAATGAACAACTGCAGGATGCGGCTAAACAGATCAAATTTTTAGAATCGAATATTAAAGAATCGGATATCCCTACAACATACAAAGACGGTAAATACGTCAATTGGGGGTCCGGCTGGTGGTGTTCCGGATTCTACCCTGGCACAGCGCTCTATCTCTATGAAGGTACGCAGGACAAAGGCTTATTAGATATAGGTTTGTCCAAACTCAAGTATCTGGAGAAAGAAAAGAATAACAAAACGACACATGATCTTGGTTTTATGTTGTTCTGTAGCTTTGGTAATGCGCTGCGACTTACAGGCGATTCCACGAAATATAAAGAGATACTGTCCACCGGAGCAGAGTCTCTGGCAAGTCGTTTTAATCCCGTTACGAAGACAATCCGTTCCTGGGATGGTAAGCAGTGGTCGTATCCTGTCATAATTGATAATATGATGAATCTGGAATTTTTGTCTCAGGTTTCAAAAATAACAGGTAATCCTAAATATTTAACTATAGCAGAGACCCACGCAAATACCACATTGAAAAACCATTTCAGAAAGGATTACAGCTCATATCATGTCGTAGATTATAATAAGGAAAGCGGTGAGGTCATTGCCAGAAAAACAGCTCAGGGAGCTTTTGATGAATCCGCATGGGCAAGAGGACAGGCCTGGGCATTATACGGATATACCATGATGTATCGGGAGACAAAGAATAAGAGCTATTTAAATCAGGCACGTCATATTGCAAAATTTTATCTGAATCACCCCAACCTTCCGGCAGATCTGGTACCCTACTGGGATTTTGATCAGAATAAATTGCCTGCAGATAGTAAATATATCCCGTATAAAGATCTGAGGGACGTATCCACTGCTGCAATAGTTGCTTCAGCTCTGCTGGAACTGAGTACATATACCAAAGCAAAAGAAAGTCAGAATTATATTACACAATCTGAGAAAATGATTCAAAGCCTTTCAGGCGCACCATACAAAGCGGCTTATAAGGATAATGGCGGATATATTTTGAAGCACAGTGTAGGTTCAATTCCGCATAATACAGAGATTGATGTGCCTTTGACTTATGCAGATTATTATTACATAGAAGCATTGATCCGTTACGACAGGCTATTGAAAGGCATGCCGGTCATAAAAGAATAA
- a CDS encoding DUF2264 domain-containing protein produces MKRRSLLQLLGSIGVGAMIPTVSAKADRTALSIAQKGLNDREYWVSLLDKMAAPILDNISKQQLRKIMPMEVSPVFDSRDPGVGYLEAFGRLMSGLAPWLALPADNSSEGQLREKRKKQALLGIQYGMDPNSPDYFTWNTKSSQPLVDAAYLVQSFMRAPKALWEPLPAGTKANVIKELKGLRRIKPNESNWLLFAAMTETFLYKIGEECVREKIDYAIHKFDQDWYVGDGWYSDGASFSFDHYNGYVIHSMLVDVLRENIPADKKYQTLYDRAYKRMQRYAHHLDRMISPDGYFVVVGRSSTYRNAAFQPLAQLILEQKLPEDLTYGQLRASLTAVKRHVFVEGTFSAKGWLTMGLVGDRQSNLADYYTNAGSMYMASLSFLPLGLPADHEFWTTPAQEWTSRKAWKGEPFPKDYHVTY; encoded by the coding sequence ATGAAAAGAAGATCATTATTGCAGTTGCTTGGAAGTATAGGGGTAGGAGCAATGATTCCGACAGTGTCGGCAAAAGCGGATAGAACAGCATTGAGCATAGCGCAAAAAGGGTTAAATGACCGGGAATATTGGGTTTCCCTGTTGGATAAGATGGCTGCCCCGATACTGGATAATATCAGCAAGCAACAGTTGCGTAAAATCATGCCCATGGAAGTAAGCCCTGTTTTTGATTCACGGGATCCGGGTGTAGGCTATCTGGAGGCTTTTGGTCGGCTGATGTCCGGTCTGGCACCCTGGTTGGCACTTCCGGCAGATAATTCGTCAGAAGGACAACTTCGCGAGAAAAGAAAAAAACAAGCTTTATTAGGTATTCAATACGGAATGGATCCGAATTCTCCGGATTATTTCACATGGAACACCAAATCTTCACAGCCGCTGGTGGATGCTGCATATCTGGTTCAGTCTTTTATGCGCGCACCTAAAGCGCTATGGGAACCTTTACCAGCCGGTACAAAGGCAAATGTGATTAAAGAACTGAAAGGCTTACGACGTATAAAACCAAATGAAAGCAACTGGCTGCTGTTTGCAGCTATGACAGAGACATTTTTATATAAGATCGGTGAGGAATGTGTACGTGAAAAGATCGACTATGCAATTCATAAATTTGATCAGGATTGGTATGTCGGTGACGGATGGTATAGTGACGGAGCATCCTTTAGTTTTGATCATTACAATGGGTATGTTATACATTCCATGTTAGTAGATGTGCTGCGGGAGAATATACCTGCAGATAAAAAATACCAAACGCTGTATGACAGGGCTTATAAAAGAATGCAGCGATATGCACATCATCTGGATAGAATGATCTCTCCGGATGGTTATTTTGTAGTGGTGGGGCGTTCGTCAACCTACAGGAATGCCGCATTTCAACCTCTGGCTCAGCTTATCCTTGAGCAAAAATTACCTGAAGATCTTACCTATGGTCAGTTGAGAGCCTCATTGACCGCTGTTAAAAGACATGTTTTTGTTGAAGGGACTTTCTCTGCAAAAGGCTGGCTAACGATGGGGCTGGTAGGAGACAGACAAAGCAACCTGGCAGATTACTATACTAACGCAGGTAGTATGTATATGGCTTCCTTATCTTTCCTGCCGCTGGGATTACCTGCTGATCATGAATTCTGGACAACCCCTGCACAGGAGTGGACTTCCCGGAAAGCCTGGAAAGGTGAGCCATTTCCTAAGGACTATCATGTTACATATTAA
- a CDS encoding RagB/SusD family nutrient uptake outer membrane protein produces the protein MKPIRKFEILKNHLFNKRNKWSIIIAVGLLSTATSCKKDLLDATSNTQVPEDKMWTTDNFTDLGVNGVYQALRQGISTGGTNHRELYQYDRLSNTLIPRDADPLLNATANPSTAIFGDVWRELYEGVHRANDAIYGITNISPSAAEKKAKLLAEVKFLRAFHYYRLNQLYRGVPIYDTPISYNEATKPRNTEQEVWTFVLKDLTDCINEPNLPAKFPAGSSNFGRITKSAAYALRGKVYMYLQDWDKAIADFQAVKDAGHKLFADYKTLFTAANEKSDEMIFSIQNIAVNGYGSTTQFYFGSRSAFGSNWDSYLVSPDFVDLYENKDGSKFNWDDIIAGYNAMDPAKREIYFVRNNVQQVATANNKPAKYNDLVAKGLDFGRYLNNGNEERLKNAYANRDPRLSANIILPYSTFVGMNGSANQTFTSRWPHIEQLNNVFDLRTDIESQFYYLPRKFVYEGGAPPIPNRTSGDIDYPVIRYADVLLLWAEALNEKGETGTAADKVNEVRARAGVGLLNSSAATTVAGKDDLRVRIQNERRRELFAEGVIYFDELRWKTLKTQVFATKSGNKQPWGAVVNPYTYLGDQLLVWPIPETERQRNTALTQNIGW, from the coding sequence ATGAAACCGATAAGGAAATTCGAAATATTGAAAAATCATTTATTTAATAAACGTAATAAATGGAGTATAATAATCGCAGTAGGATTATTAAGTACTGCTACAAGTTGTAAGAAAGATTTGCTGGATGCAACATCCAACACTCAAGTCCCGGAAGATAAAATGTGGACTACAGATAATTTTACGGATTTAGGCGTAAATGGTGTTTATCAGGCACTGAGACAAGGTATCAGTACCGGAGGGACTAATCACAGAGAGTTGTATCAGTATGACAGGTTGTCAAATACACTCATTCCCAGGGATGCTGATCCGCTGTTGAATGCTACTGCCAACCCGTCTACCGCTATATTCGGAGATGTATGGAGAGAGTTGTATGAAGGAGTTCACCGGGCCAATGATGCGATATACGGAATAACAAATATATCTCCGTCAGCGGCTGAGAAAAAGGCAAAACTATTGGCCGAAGTGAAATTTTTAAGAGCATTTCATTATTACAGACTGAATCAGTTATATCGTGGAGTACCTATTTATGATACACCAATAAGCTACAATGAAGCTACAAAGCCAAGGAATACGGAGCAGGAAGTCTGGACTTTTGTCCTAAAGGATCTGACAGATTGTATCAATGAACCTAATCTGCCGGCTAAGTTTCCTGCAGGAAGCAGCAATTTCGGACGCATTACAAAATCTGCAGCTTATGCATTACGCGGTAAAGTGTATATGTATCTGCAGGATTGGGACAAAGCTATAGCCGATTTTCAGGCAGTCAAGGATGCCGGACACAAGTTGTTCGCAGATTACAAAACATTGTTTACAGCCGCCAATGAGAAATCAGATGAAATGATCTTCTCTATTCAGAATATTGCTGTAAACGGATATGGTTCCACGACTCAGTTTTATTTCGGATCCCGATCAGCTTTCGGTTCCAACTGGGACAGTTATCTGGTGAGTCCGGATTTTGTAGACTTATACGAGAACAAGGATGGCAGTAAATTCAACTGGGACGATATTATCGCAGGCTACAACGCAATGGATCCCGCAAAACGTGAAATTTACTTTGTGCGGAATAATGTTCAGCAAGTTGCAACGGCCAATAACAAGCCTGCGAAGTATAATGATCTGGTTGCAAAAGGTTTGGATTTTGGACGGTATCTGAATAACGGAAATGAGGAGAGACTGAAAAATGCATATGCCAATAGAGATCCTCGTCTGTCAGCCAATATTATTCTTCCTTATTCTACGTTTGTTGGTATGAATGGAAGTGCTAATCAGACTTTCACGTCTCGCTGGCCACATATTGAACAGTTGAATAATGTCTTTGATCTGCGAACGGATATTGAGAGTCAGTTTTACTATTTACCCAGAAAGTTTGTGTATGAAGGAGGAGCTCCTCCGATTCCGAACCGTACCTCCGGAGATATTGATTACCCTGTGATCCGTTATGCTGATGTATTGCTCTTATGGGCAGAGGCACTCAATGAGAAAGGGGAGACCGGTACTGCAGCAGATAAGGTAAATGAAGTAAGAGCCAGAGCAGGTGTAGGATTATTGAATAGTTCGGCTGCAACTACTGTTGCCGGAAAAGATGATTTGAGAGTCCGTATTCAGAATGAGCGACGCAGAGAATTGTTTGCGGAAGGAGTAATCTACTTTGATGAGCTTCGGTGGAAAACATTGAAAACTCAGGTATTTGCGACCAAGAGCGGAAATAAACAACCCTGGGGAGCTGTAGTAAACCCTTATACGTATCTGGGAGATCAGTTACTGGTATGGCCGATCCCTGAAACTGAAAGACAGCGAAATACAGCGCTGACACAGAATATCGGCTGGTAA
- a CDS encoding SusC/RagA family TonB-linked outer membrane protein, which produces MNHIYKWLALLWLISMSAITFAQQKVIVKGTVKDTQGLALAGVTVSVKGTNTATSTTAEGNYQITVNTNDVLIYKYVGQNAVEEPVNGRTEINVTLSGSESVIDEVVVVGYGTQSKAKLLGSVSTVDSKQIENRPVTNVSTALSGLASGVQVKQSTGRPGSDGANIRIRGVGTMNNSSALVVIDGIVGTMDAVNPNDIESISILKDASSASIYGTRSANGVILITTKKGKANQKTQLSYSGIMSRTTPMGSPKFVSDYATHMELMNEGTFNSGVSAKYAQSTIDLWRKANADPNGVLAPSGLPNHIAYPNTDWTDWIYSQNWIQSHNISAVGGSETTTYAISGRLFDNPGIMKNTGAKKYELRTNISTKIGDMITVGTNTFASIENRDKAAVPTLYNFLRQSTPGVYPMYEGKFGGAVASEESVQLNNLLQYLYDPRGMDKVSNFNSTLFANVNLMKGLTFETKLNYQTRFREETANSMPSDKYNFATNTIVFPGTTTANLTLSQSFNKDYTVTIDNVLRYQTAIDKHNIGALIGHNEFEFKYYTFSATKKGVIDPTITNIGTGNEMSEINGNEYAYGMRSFFGRLNYDYDGRYLVEFNLRRDGSSKFGKDRQYGTFPSVGLGWNVSRESFMARVEPYFQNIKLRGSWGKLGNDRNNADPNLENYFPAKAFYGNTQYSFGGTQVGALELSRFGNSLLGWEETENKEVGLEFSTFKNKAYVELSYYNKLTSGILIPEQLPLTTGTTGAPIVNSASMKNSGIELNVMWKDKIGEVRYNIGGNIAYNKSSVEKLKGQLVRGWTEVNGVNTYTSNIGNVSNAVGTNQRNLEGHLFQEYFLRKRYNGDGSYYHADGSVNVTGGPRDGMIRTEDDYKWAQAMQAAGYKFAPVNVLGKSQLYYGDFIYADLNGDKVYGDVNDQDFTNTSNIPKYVYGISLGFEYKGFDLQMIWAGEGKLQYYWNDEGYNNNIVRDGNAIAQRIAEDHYFYDPANPSDPRTNINGKFARLKYNGEAINNAANDFYLYDADYIKLRNLQIGYTFNNKLTERLRIRNLRVYFSGENLLMFTKFPGADPEIGAGANYPTMKQYAFGLNFGF; this is translated from the coding sequence ATGAATCACATTTACAAATGGCTCGCCCTATTGTGGCTGATCAGTATGTCTGCTATTACATTTGCACAGCAAAAGGTAATAGTCAAAGGAACGGTTAAAGATACTCAGGGTCTCGCTCTGGCAGGAGTGACTGTATCTGTTAAAGGTACAAATACGGCCACTTCGACTACAGCTGAAGGAAACTACCAGATCACAGTAAATACAAATGATGTACTTATCTATAAGTATGTAGGGCAAAATGCAGTTGAAGAACCTGTTAACGGACGTACCGAAATCAACGTAACACTATCCGGATCAGAGTCTGTCATCGATGAAGTAGTCGTTGTAGGTTACGGTACACAATCTAAAGCAAAGCTCTTAGGTTCTGTAAGTACGGTAGATTCCAAACAGATCGAAAACAGACCTGTGACGAATGTATCTACCGCTTTGAGCGGTCTGGCTTCTGGTGTGCAAGTGAAGCAAAGTACCGGCCGTCCGGGGAGTGATGGTGCTAATATCCGGATCAGAGGGGTAGGAACGATGAATAACTCCAGCGCACTTGTCGTTATTGACGGTATAGTAGGGACGATGGATGCTGTAAATCCAAATGATATTGAAAGTATCTCTATACTGAAAGATGCTTCATCTGCTTCTATATATGGAACACGCTCAGCTAATGGGGTAATCCTGATCACAACTAAAAAAGGTAAGGCAAATCAGAAAACACAGCTCAGCTACTCCGGTATCATGTCCAGAACAACTCCTATGGGAAGCCCGAAATTTGTGTCGGACTATGCGACACATATGGAGCTGATGAACGAAGGAACTTTTAACTCGGGCGTATCGGCTAAATATGCACAGTCTACTATAGATCTATGGAGAAAAGCCAATGCTGATCCAAATGGGGTATTAGCTCCTTCCGGATTGCCTAATCATATCGCTTATCCTAATACCGACTGGACGGATTGGATTTACAGTCAAAACTGGATACAGAGTCATAATATTTCTGCTGTCGGAGGATCAGAGACCACGACATATGCTATTTCAGGGAGACTCTTTGACAATCCGGGAATTATGAAGAATACAGGCGCTAAGAAATATGAACTGAGAACAAATATCAGTACAAAGATCGGTGATATGATCACTGTGGGAACAAATACGTTCGCATCTATAGAAAACAGAGATAAAGCTGCTGTACCCACACTTTATAATTTTCTGAGACAGTCCACGCCGGGCGTATATCCTATGTATGAAGGCAAATTCGGAGGAGCAGTAGCGAGTGAAGAGTCTGTACAGTTGAACAACCTTTTACAATATCTGTATGATCCGCGGGGGATGGATAAAGTGTCGAACTTTAACTCCACTCTGTTTGCAAATGTAAACCTGATGAAAGGTTTAACATTTGAAACGAAACTGAACTATCAAACCCGTTTCCGCGAAGAAACAGCGAACAGTATGCCTTCTGATAAATATAATTTTGCGACCAATACTATTGTTTTCCCGGGAACCACAACAGCTAACCTGACCTTATCACAATCTTTTAATAAGGACTATACCGTTACTATTGATAATGTATTACGCTATCAAACAGCTATTGATAAACATAATATCGGAGCATTGATCGGACATAATGAATTTGAATTCAAGTACTATACATTTTCTGCTACTAAAAAGGGGGTGATAGACCCAACTATTACAAATATTGGTACGGGTAATGAAATGTCCGAAATTAACGGAAATGAGTATGCGTATGGTATGCGTTCATTTTTCGGAAGACTTAATTATGATTATGACGGACGGTATCTTGTTGAATTTAACCTGAGACGTGATGGTTCTTCCAAATTTGGAAAAGACAGACAATACGGTACGTTCCCCTCAGTTGGTCTGGGATGGAATGTTTCCAGAGAATCCTTTATGGCAAGAGTTGAGCCTTATTTTCAGAATATTAAGCTGAGAGGTTCATGGGGTAAACTGGGTAATGACAGGAATAATGCAGATCCTAATCTTGAGAACTACTTTCCTGCAAAAGCTTTCTATGGCAATACACAATATTCCTTCGGAGGTACACAAGTCGGTGCTTTGGAACTTAGCCGCTTCGGAAACTCATTATTGGGCTGGGAGGAAACCGAAAATAAAGAAGTAGGTCTGGAGTTTTCTACATTTAAAAATAAGGCATATGTAGAATTGAGCTACTACAATAAACTGACTTCCGGGATCCTCATTCCTGAACAATTGCCACTGACAACTGGTACTACAGGAGCTCCGATTGTGAATTCGGCCTCTATGAAAAATTCAGGTATAGAACTGAATGTCATGTGGAAAGATAAGATCGGAGAAGTACGGTACAATATCGGAGGTAATATTGCCTACAATAAAAGTTCTGTCGAAAAATTAAAGGGACAGTTAGTTAGAGGATGGACTGAGGTGAATGGTGTAAATACATATACATCAAATATCGGCAATGTCTCTAATGCTGTTGGAACAAACCAACGCAATCTGGAAGGCCATCTTTTCCAGGAGTATTTCTTGAGAAAAAGATATAACGGAGACGGAAGCTATTATCATGCCGATGGATCCGTAAACGTGACAGGTGGTCCCCGTGATGGAATGATCCGTACAGAAGATGATTACAAATGGGCGCAGGCGATGCAGGCCGCAGGATACAAATTTGCTCCGGTCAATGTATTGGGGAAATCACAGTTGTACTACGGTGATTTTATCTATGCGGATCTGAATGGAGATAAGGTGTATGGTGATGTAAATGATCAGGATTTTACAAATACTTCTAATATTCCCAAATATGTATACGGTATAAGCCTTGGCTTTGAATATAAAGGCTTTGATCTGCAGATGATATGGGCCGGAGAAGGAAAATTGCAGTATTACTGGAATGATGAGGGATACAATAATAATATTGTCAGAGACGGAAATGCTATTGCACAGCGTATCGCTGAAGATCATTATTTCTATGATCCTGCTAACCCTTCGGATCCCAGAACCAATATCAACGGAAAATTTGCCAGATTGAAATATAATGGCGAAGCGATTAATAATGCCGCAAATGACTTCTATCTATATGATGCAGATTACATCAAGCTTCGTAATCTGCAGATCGGATATACCTTTAACAATAAACTTACCGAGCGCTTGCGTATCCGCAATCTGAGAGTTTATTTTTCAGGAGAAAACCTGTTGATGTTTACCAAATTCCCCGGAGCTGACCCTGAGATAGGTGCAGGAGCCAATTATCCTACAATGAAGCAATATGCTTTTGGTCTAAACTTTGGATTTTAA